From the genome of Pseudomonas bubulae:
TCTGACCTTCGGATTTACGACTCAGGGCGATAGCAGAAAAAACCCTGAATAAAAATACGAATAAATACCCGTTTACCCTTACCTCCACGAAGTTCGATCCATGGAGGTAAGGCACGCTATCCCTACGCCAATAAATACTAATCCTTACCGTGTCTATGTGTTTTAGCTCTCGACAGGCGGCCAGTTCAGGCCTTGGTTTAAACCGTCAACACCTTCAAACTATAAAATAAAAAGCGTTGTTTATACCTGTTTAACATTGCGAATTTCCCCTATCAAAAAAACATGGCGCCGGAGTATATTCAATGGGATCCTTTCGCCCGGACAAAGAGCCTTCAAGCCTATATTTTTCCGATGACACACAACTTCACGCTACTGTCAGAAATGCGGCAGCACAAAATATCGACATAATGCTTCATGGTGAAACAGGCACAGGCAAAGATACATTGGCCGAGCATCTGCATACCTTATCCGGGCGCCGTGGTCGTTATATTGCACTCAATTGCGCGGCCATCCCCGAGAGTCTGGCGGAAAGCCAGTTGTTTGGTGTCACCCAAGGCGCATTCACCGGCGCCCTGCAATCACGTGCAGGATTTATAGAAGCTTCAGATAAAGGCACTCTGTACCTGGATGAAATAGACAGCATGCCGCTGGCTTTGCAGGCCAAATTGTTGCGCGTTCTGGAAACCCGTGGTGTTGAGCGATTGGGCTCGACAACATTCATCCCTGTGGACATGCGTGTGATTGCCTCGGCCCAAACCTCCCTTGCGAAGTTGGTGGCACAAGGTCATTTCAGGTGCGACCTGTACTATCGCCTGAATGTCGTGAACCTGCACTTGCCGCCTTTGCGAGAACGACGCGAATACATTACCCCCTTGTTTATGGAGTTTATTCAGCGTGAGGCCCGGCATTTCAACTCATCCATACCAGTACCGAACACTGCGCTGCTACAACAGATCATCTGTCATGACTGGCCGGGCAATGTCAGGGAGTTACGCTCCGCAGCAAAGCGCTTTGTGCTCGGGCTACCCCCGCTGGATACCTCTTCCTGTGAACATGAATCCACAATTCTAAATTTAAAAATGCGCCTGCAACAAATAGAAAAGCAGTTGATCGCAGATTGTTTGCGACGCCACTTTAATTGTATCGATTCTGTGGTAATCGAACTTGGGATTGCCAAGCGCACGCTGTACCACCGAATGAAACAATTAGACATTTACTGAGTAGTTCCCACTGGAACTGCCCACATGGATATCGACACTTAAATAGCGAACAGACGTTCTGTTGCACTCCCAATACCGAACCACAGAGGCACATACATGTTCCCTTTACTTTCACTTGTAATGCCCTTTGCGAGCCAGGTCCTCAACGCGCTTGGCGGATTTGGAAACACAAGAATGCCCCCTGCAAACCCGGCAAATACTCACACCAAAAATATCGATCACTCTCAAACGAACATATATATAAATAATAAAATTTCGTTCTGACCTTCCTGAGAAAACCAAGAGGATAAAGAGTATGTTTACAGAAATAGTTAGATTCTTTGCAGGAATGGCGCGCGGTGCTGGCGACGACCCACTCCAAGCGCAAAAAAACTTTGCGCGCGAACAGGAATGGAAAGCCGCCGCGGCCGCCATGCACAAAACGGGAGTTGACACGAGAAACGGCATAGCCGCCGGAGTAATGGACTCAAGTAGCAAGTCAATGAATGCAATCTTTGCAGGTGCCAAGGCCATCTCGTACTGATTTTATTCATACCGCCCCATCTCGAATGGGGCATCCGGCCAATCGGGGCGTGCAGCCACACAAGCATGCAACTACAACTCACAGCTTGAGGTTTCAAATGAAAACCCACTTTCCTTCGAAGCTCCCCCAGGCCGTCTTGAGTGCCTCTGAACTACCCTCGAACACCCCCGAACTGGCCGATATCCATTGGTTCAACGCCTCTTTGCTTGCCACGGCAACTAAAGCAACCAATACCGAGATATCCGATAAATTGACCAGCCACCCACTCAAACAGCGCTCTGCACTTTTAGCGGGTCTGTCGAGTACCGCCGCAAGGGCCCTGCAAAAAGCCAGTACCAGCACCGACCCCCTCGACATGCTCAAATCCACCCGGGCCCTGTCGGCGCTCCACCTTGAGACCGTGCTGAGCGCCAAGATGATCAGCAAGACGTCACAAGCCATCGAAAAACTCACCAATCTGTCTTAGGTAACCGCATGGCAGCGCGCCTGATCAAGAGTGTGTGTTTCCTGCTCGTGCTGGCCGTCACCGGTTGTGGTGAAAGCGTGGTGCTTCACAGCCAGCTCTCCGAACAGGAGGCCAATGCAGTCATTGCAGAACTGGCAGACAAACAGGTCCACGCTCAAAAAGTCCCCGATAAAAATGGCATTTCCATTCGTGTCAGAACAGAAGCTATCAGCCGGGCGATTAACTCGCTGTCGGCGGCTGGCCTGCCCAGAACAAAGCGCTCCACACTGGGTGATATTTTTCGCAAGGAAGGTGTCATTTCTACGCCACTTGAGGAGCGCGCCCGTTACATCTATGCGCTGTCACAAGAGCTTGAAGCCACACTGTCGAGCATTGACGGGGTGATAGTCGCGCGCGTGCATGTGGTACTGCCCGAACGTGTGGCGCCAGGTGAGGCCGTGCAGCCCGCATCCGCTTCGGTGTTTATCAAACACGATGCCAGACTGGACCCCGACGGCATCCAGTCGCGGGTACGGCGGATGGTTGCCAGCAGCATTCCGGGCATGGCAATGGCAATCGACAACCCGCACAAAATAACCACGGTTTTTGTTCTTGCCGCCGCGTTTCAGGACAACCAGCAACTGCTGTTCTTCGGACCTTTTCTGGTGCCGCAGCAAGACCTGGGGTTCTGGAAAAGCCTGTTCGCTGCACTGGTGACAGGGTGCCTGCTGGCAATCATTACGCCAGTTGTATGGTTAAAGCTGCGCAAAAAGGGCTCTGCATGAATGACCTTGATGCCTGGGTACAGTGGTGGGCCTTGCCATGGCGCTACGCCCATCCGCACTGGCAGATCCTTGACGCATCGCCCGCCTTGCTGCGCAACCAGCATGCAGGCGCCAGCAAGAGCTTGGGTATCGCCCCCTGCCTGCCCTGTGCGCCCACAACCAGCCTGATGCAGCTGGCACTGGCGCAACCGGCGCACTATGACGCGTTGCTGCAAAGGGTCGAGCGTATCTGCCGCACTACACCTTCTGCTGCACGGGATGACACGCAGCGTTTGTGGTGCCAGCGCCTTGCCAGGGCTTTGCACACGCAGGACTGGCTCGAGCCCGCCGACGATCCCTTGCAACTGCTCAGAGCATGGCTCGAACCACCGGTCTGGCAGAGGTTGCGACTGCGCTTTGCCCCTGCACGGATCGAAACGCTGGAGCAAAAACCGGTGCCGGCCATTTCACCGGCCAAACTCCGAACGCTCTGGCAAACAGTGTTGTGGCACACACGACCCCGCGACGAGGGGCACAACCATGCTGACACGCCGCACGATTGAGCTGCAGCCAGGCGCAACCGGGCTGCCCCAGGTACTGATCAGCAGCCAGAACCTGATCGATTGCGGCCTGGCCAATGAGGTGCTGGCCCAGGCACGTGCCCAGGCAGACGAACTGCTGAGCAACGCTGAAAACGCTGCCGAAACGCTGCTGCAAAAGGCCCACAGCGAATTCTGGCAACAGGCCAATGCCCATCTGGCGCGTTGGCAACAGGAACATGGCGCCTTGTACCAAGCGATTGAAACCAGCGCCTCGCAAGTGGTCAATCAGGCTCTGGAGCGATTGCTCGGTGAGGTGCCGCCACAGATGCGAATCAATGCCTTGCTGGCGCAACTGCTGCCAGCCCAATGCCCGCCATTGAATGCAACCCTGCGCTGCCACCCGCAGATGCTTGCACCTGTACGGCAGTGGCTAAGCACCCGCCCGGATACCGCATGGCAACTGCAAGCAGATGAACGCCTCGACCCCTTCGCTCTGGTGCTGGTCACTGCGCAACACGACCTGCGCATTGACTGGGCCACAACGCTCAAGGCGCTGCTGATCCCCATGACCACTGATGGAACTGATCCGGCAGGAGCTACCACTGAGTGGTGAGTATTGACTGATGGAGGTTCTATGGCTTCGTTCGAAAGCATCCAGCGTCGCATTGACACCCGCTTTATCCAGGCCCAAAAAAACTGGAGGAGATCGCCCTGAACAATCAAGCAAGCCCCGAAGACATGCAGCGCTTCCTCGACGCTTCACAAAAAATGGCCATTGCCAGTTTCTCGATCAACGAGCAAACCCGATTCAAGCACAGCCTGACCAAAAGCATTATTGATGCCGTGCAGTGATGCTCGGGTTCAAGCACTCCCTCCAATGGGCCCTGTTGCCAGCTCTTTTTTTGCTAGCCAACGGGGCGATGGCCGCCATTCCACAGGAGTGGCAAAAAACGCCTTATGCCCATGAAGCCAATAACCTGTCAGTGCCTGATTTTCTAGGGGCCTTTGCCCATACCGTGGGCCTGCAACTACAGATTGATGGCGCGCTTCAAGGCGTCGTAAACGGCAAGCTGCGCGCCGACACGCTCACCGGTTTAATGGAGCGGCTTGCACTGGAACACCGTTTCCAGTGGTTTGTGCATAACAACACGCTCTACATCAGTTCGCTTGACCAGCAGACCACGAGCCGCCTTGAAGTTGCGGACGATACCATTGCCGATCTGAAGCAGGCCCTGACCCGGATAGGCCTGCTGGATGAGCGTTTCGGCTGGGGCGAGTTGCCGGATATCGGCGTGGTACTGGTGTCCGGGCCCAAACGCTATATCGAGCAGATCAGGCAGTTCAGTCGCAAACGGGCAGAACCCGCCAATAAACAGGATGTGCTGACTTTCACACTGCAGTTCGCCAATGCGGCAGACCGGCAGATCGATTATCGGGGCGAAAAACTGAGTGTGCCCGGTATCGCCAGCCTGTTGCGCGGGTTGCTCGATACCCAGTCATCGAGCCCGTTCGCTGCTCCCTCCCCCGGCCCCTCGCCAGTATCCGGCACGGCCTCCCCCATGCCTTATTCAAGCAATCCACCACCGCCCGCGCTCACCGCCGATTTGAAATCATCAGGCCTGAACGCCATCCGCGTGGAGGCCGATGTACGTAACAACAGCGTGTTGATCTACGACGTCAGCGAACGCCGGACGCTCTATCAGGCACTGATCGCCAAGCTCGATGTCCCGCGCAAACTCGTGGAAATAGACGCCGTGATTCTCGATATCAACCGCACCCAACTCAATGAACTGGGGACGAAATGGGGCTTTCAGAGCGGCCGTTTCGGGATGGCTACTGGGTTGTCGGGCACTTCCCCGACAACCGTGTCCATGATCCAGGCTGACCGTTTTGCAGCCGAGATCAAGGCACTTGAAGCCCGCGGGCTGGCAACGGTGGTATCCAACCCCTCGATCATGACCCTGGAAAACCAGCCCGCTGTTATCGATTTCAATCGCACGCAATATATCCAGGCCGTCGGTGAGGGCGTGGCCAACATCATGCCGGTCACCACCGGCACCAGTTTCCAGGTCATACCCCGGGTAATCGAAGCCAGTGGCGCCAATCAGATTCACCTGATCATCGATATCGAAGACGGCACCTTTGCCGATAACACAGGGCAGCATTCCACACCGGATGTTCGCAAAGGCAACATCAGTACCCAGGCAGTGATCCACGAAAAACAATCCCTGGTCATCGGCGGTTTTCATGTCGCTGAAGAGGTCGACAGCCGCAATCGAGTCCCCGTATTGGGAAATATCCCATGGCTGGGCAAGCTGCTGTTTTCGTCCACGCAGAACACTAAAAATCGCCGTGAGCGACTGTTTATCCTGACACCCCGCCTGATTGGCGACCAGACCAACCCTGCCCGCTACCTGCCACAATCGGATCAGGCGCAACTGGAGGCAGCGCTGACCCCATTGAGACGGCGTGATGCGAAGCAGCCAGTGATTCAGCGCTCCGATATTACCCGGGTGTTCCGTCAACTGGTCACGGGCCACGTGCCTGGCCGGTTCACAGCGATGCCGATGCCGACCCGGACGGGCAGCCTGTGCAAAGCGTTCACGTCTCTGAAGGTCGATACCGAGCGTCATCAGTGGTACGAAAGTGAGGACTACAACGTGGCCGTACTGGTATTGCACAACCAGAGCCAGAGCCGGGTGCGCGTCGATGAACGTGATTGCAGCACTGCCGGCACCCTGGCGGTGAGTGTCTGGCCGACTCCGTGGCTGGCGCCCGGCGAACGTGCGGAGGTGTTTATCGCGACACGAGCACCCGAGCCCGACGAACAATCAAGCGTGTCTCGGCCATCATTGCTGGAGGTCGCGCCATGACTCGGCTGATCGCAGTTGCCATGGCGGCGGCCCTGGCTGGACTGTTGCAAGGCTGCACCTCGGATTGCCGTACAGACCTGTGCGCGCGCCCGGCCTCCAGCGCCAGGACGCTGGTGATCTGGTGGCCACCACACATGCGTACAGATACAGGCTCGTATGCTGAACGTTCAGACCATCACGTTGTGCCTCTGGAACCCTAGATCAACCGTGCAACGACCCATTGCCCCGGTGATCTGAAGACATTCAAACCCACGCATCCAATCCTGCGCAGAGTCTTAGCCCCCACCCCCATGTACCGGCCTGTCTGATTATCAGCCAGGCCGGTATTGTCATTACATCAAAGGGCTGCGGCCATGCCGGATCTTTTGGTCAAGCTGCTCGGGATTCAGCTCCCGAATACGAGCCGAGGGCAACGTATCCTTGAACTCAACGCGCAAGGGAGTGTTCTGATCCATACCGTATTTCAACTCAATGTTGAGGAGTTTGCAGGAATTGCTCAAGGCTGCCCTGCTGGAGTAGGCCACAAGAGGAATGGGGGTCTTCATAGCGTCGGTTCTAGTTGCCGTATAGCTTACAGCCAAGGTTTTAATCCGCAGGTTGTCCGGGTTTTCCAGGGCCTTTTGCACATCATTTATGGCGTTAGGCCCATCCCCTATCTGATTGTCAATCATGCGCAGCACCTTCGGCTTGACCTCCAGCCTGATCACTACCGAGGTGCCCTGGCTGCTTTCCAGGTCGTTGATGATCCGCTCGAATTGTGGCTGCTGGGCAAACAGCCGGAGAATTGCCGCCTTGTTAGCAGGCGCAGCGTCATTCAGCCACTCATGGTCAGGGCCACCTTTTACCCCCACATAGGAAACCGTTCTTTCAACTGATTTGAGTGCTCGCCGACCTTGTGCGGCCAGCGCCTCCTGGTGAAGGCAGGTTTGCAGCTGTTCATTGAGGGCATGGTGCTCTTCAGAACGGGTAGCGGGTGACGGTAGCTGAATGAATAGACGATGCAGATGTTGCAGTTGCTCCACCAGTGGGCCCTGTGCTGCAAACGAGGTCAGGTGTTGCTTGAGTGGCGCAGAATGCCGGGACAAGGCATCGCGTAATCCATTGACTTGCGCCTGATCGATCACAGCAGGCTGCTTGAAGGTAAAACGCATGCTGCGGGCAACACTGCGATCAAACCCCAGGGTGAACGAAGAATCACTCGTGATATACGGCACCCACGTAGGTCCATCGGCACCGAGCTGAGTCCACAAGGCGCCATTGGCCGGCGCCATACCTAAAGAGGCACTGCCTCTGGCTAACCATTGGGTATTCACGCTTTGGGCCCGGGTTATTTCATCCTGCCCCAAGACGACAGCGCTGCGTTGATCAACATGAAACAGTTGAAGCCCCCCCCCGCATTCACCATAGTACGTACCAGGCCACCAGGTGTATTCGAGGTTTCCGGCATCAACATGTGAAAGCGGGGCTGCACATGAGCGGAAACACTCAAGTCCAAAGCGTTTTTCGAGCTCGTGCCGCTCTTGTGATTGCTGCCAAGATCCAGCAAGTCGAAAACGTTCCCTTTCTCCCCGGTGAGGATGGCCATCATTGCGGGAAAATCTGCCTCCCTGATATCAAAGCTGACGCTTTGCTCGTTTTCATGCGTCAACGCCAATGTAGTCTCAGCCCCTACCCTGAGCCGGCCTTCGAGTGGCACCTCGGAGGGAAGCAACATGTTACCGACGCCTACAGAACCAGTGACGGTATGGCCAGTGCCCATATTGATGTCAACGCTGACCCCCTGATCGGTTCGAGTCAGCGTTATGCCGTTGGTATTGTCTCTTGAAACACCCCCTATGATTTCAAGCAACGGGACTGGAAGTAAGAACAGGGATGCCGATAAGGTTTTGCTCCGGCTCGATGCAACTGACTGGCCGCTTTCAGACTTTTGAATGCATTGAAGCAGAGCCTGCTTGACCGTCTCTTGTGGATTGAGCCCCAAGGTAGTGGTTATATGAAAATTGAGCGCTGATCCCGGGGTACCCAAGTCCCTGGCCAACAATTTGAAGTTGTTATAGAGCGTTTCTGCCTGCTTCAATCCATTGATGCTCTGCGATGTTTTCTTGTGTACCGGGCTGTTTTGATAGTTCTCTATCGCACTCTCCAGGCGGGCTGTTATTTCGGCCTGATCAGGCGCTTTACCCTCCAGCCGGTCGACCAGTTTGACCAGCCTGAAAAGTGTGCGGGCGTGCTGAATCAAATCGCTCTCGATCAGCCCGGTCGAATTGCTCAAATCACGTTTCAGGCCAGCGTCGTGCAACGACAAACAAACACCCTGTTTTTCGTAACTGCGCAGCAAGGCCGCTGTGATATCAGACTTTGAAGACCCCATATTCTCGAAGGACTGGCGAATTCGGGACAGGTTGCTCGCTGAGCCTTCAGTGGGTTTGCCACTCGTTGTGGGCAGATAATCCGGGATCACACGGGCTCCCTTGATCTCGCCCAATCGCCTGGCCAATTGCACGCTGCACTCTTCTACCTCACTCAGAAAACGCTTGAGTTTTGTGGCCAGGGCCTGGGTTGGCTGGCCCTCGCCCAGGCGGTCAAGGCGACTTGAAATATCCATCGTACGGGGTGTCACGCTCGCCAGCGTACGCAATAGCCCCTGCAGTTCCCGCACATCCGCGTAGAGGTCTGCCAGCCCGCGTCGCCCTTTAACATCATGCTGGATACCAAGGCCGATATTCTTGATCCCCTGAACAGGATGAAAATGGGCTAAAGCACTTTTAATGACCCCACGATCAACCGACAGGGCTTCAGTCTTGTGGCCAAAACAATCGGAGGTCACGGCCCAGGAGGTGCCGTTGTCCTGGCTCTTCAACTCAGCGTTGCCCAACACCGTACCCAGTGATCTCGCGGGGGTGTTTGAGTGTGCCGTTAAAGGTTTCCATTGCGGGTCACCATCCGCTGAAACAATCAACTGCCGATAGTGTTCACCCCATCTTTTTTGTTGCGCATTGTTTTCACCCCAGCTGACGATCAATTGCTGACCTGCTCCCATACGCAACGACTTGACCGGCGCATTGTCCGGCACCGGCACGGGAGTCCAGGTGAGCGCTGAGGTGCAAGGGGTTTGCCAGTGAGCCTTGTCGA
Proteins encoded in this window:
- a CDS encoding sigma 54-interacting transcriptional regulator → MGSFRPDKEPSSLYFSDDTQLHATVRNAAAQNIDIMLHGETGTGKDTLAEHLHTLSGRRGRYIALNCAAIPESLAESQLFGVTQGAFTGALQSRAGFIEASDKGTLYLDEIDSMPLALQAKLLRVLETRGVERLGSTTFIPVDMRVIASAQTSLAKLVAQGHFRCDLYYRLNVVNLHLPPLRERREYITPLFMEFIQREARHFNSSIPVPNTALLQQIICHDWPGNVRELRSAAKRFVLGLPPLDTSSCEHESTILNLKMRLQQIEKQLIADCLRRHFNCIDSVVIELGIAKRTLYHRMKQLDIY
- a CDS encoding EscI/YscI/HrpB family type III secretion system inner rod protein, which translates into the protein MKTHFPSKLPQAVLSASELPSNTPELADIHWFNASLLATATKATNTEISDKLTSHPLKQRSALLAGLSSTAARALQKASTSTDPLDMLKSTRALSALHLETVLSAKMISKTSQAIEKLTNLS
- the sctJ gene encoding type III secretion system inner membrane ring lipoprotein SctJ, which encodes MAARLIKSVCFLLVLAVTGCGESVVLHSQLSEQEANAVIAELADKQVHAQKVPDKNGISIRVRTEAISRAINSLSAAGLPRTKRSTLGDIFRKEGVISTPLEERARYIYALSQELEATLSSIDGVIVARVHVVLPERVAPGEAVQPASASVFIKHDARLDPDGIQSRVRRMVASSIPGMAMAIDNPHKITTVFVLAAAFQDNQQLLFFGPFLVPQQDLGFWKSLFAALVTGCLLAIITPVVWLKLRKKGSA
- a CDS encoding type III secretion protein — translated: MNDLDAWVQWWALPWRYAHPHWQILDASPALLRNQHAGASKSLGIAPCLPCAPTTSLMQLALAQPAHYDALLQRVERICRTTPSAARDDTQRLWCQRLARALHTQDWLEPADDPLQLLRAWLEPPVWQRLRLRFAPARIETLEQKPVPAISPAKLRTLWQTVLWHTRPRDEGHNHADTPHD
- the sctL gene encoding type III secretion system stator protein SctL produces the protein MLTRRTIELQPGATGLPQVLISSQNLIDCGLANEVLAQARAQADELLSNAENAAETLLQKAHSEFWQQANAHLARWQQEHGALYQAIETSASQVVNQALERLLGEVPPQMRINALLAQLLPAQCPPLNATLRCHPQMLAPVRQWLSTRPDTAWQLQADERLDPFALVLVTAQHDLRIDWATTLKALLIPMTTDGTDPAGATTEW
- the sctC gene encoding type III secretion system outer membrane ring subunit SctC; translated protein: MPALFLLANGAMAAIPQEWQKTPYAHEANNLSVPDFLGAFAHTVGLQLQIDGALQGVVNGKLRADTLTGLMERLALEHRFQWFVHNNTLYISSLDQQTTSRLEVADDTIADLKQALTRIGLLDERFGWGELPDIGVVLVSGPKRYIEQIRQFSRKRAEPANKQDVLTFTLQFANAADRQIDYRGEKLSVPGIASLLRGLLDTQSSSPFAAPSPGPSPVSGTASPMPYSSNPPPPALTADLKSSGLNAIRVEADVRNNSVLIYDVSERRTLYQALIAKLDVPRKLVEIDAVILDINRTQLNELGTKWGFQSGRFGMATGLSGTSPTTVSMIQADRFAAEIKALEARGLATVVSNPSIMTLENQPAVIDFNRTQYIQAVGEGVANIMPVTTGTSFQVIPRVIEASGANQIHLIIDIEDGTFADNTGQHSTPDVRKGNISTQAVIHEKQSLVIGGFHVAEEVDSRNRVPVLGNIPWLGKLLFSSTQNTKNRRERLFILTPRLIGDQTNPARYLPQSDQAQLEAALTPLRRRDAKQPVIQRSDITRVFRQLVTGHVPGRFTAMPMPTRTGSLCKAFTSLKVDTERHQWYESEDYNVAVLVLHNQSQSRVRVDERDCSTAGTLAVSVWPTPWLAPGERAEVFIATRAPEPDEQSSVSRPSLLEVAP
- the hrpT gene encoding HrpT family type III secretion system protein; the protein is MTRLIAVAMAAALAGLLQGCTSDCRTDLCARPASSARTLVIWWPPHMRTDTGSYAERSDHHVVPLEP
- a CDS encoding AvrE-family type 3 secretion system effector; the protein is MNTQWLARGSASLGMAPANGALWTQLGADGPTWVPYITSDSSFTLGFDRSVARSMRFTFKQPAVIDQAQVNGLRDALSRHSAPLKQHLTSFAAQGPLVEQLQHLHRLFIQLPSPATRSEEHHALNEQLQTCLHQEALAAQGRRALKSVERTVSYVGVKGGPDHEWLNDAAPANKAAILRLFAQQPQFERIINDLESSQGTSVVIRLEVKPKVLRMIDNQIGDGPNAINDVQKALENPDNLRIKTLAVSYTATRTDAMKTPIPLVAYSSRAALSNSCKLLNIELKYGMDQNTPLRVEFKDTLPSARIRELNPEQLDQKIRHGRSPLM
- a CDS encoding AvrE-family type 3 secretion system effector, with product MDVNFFEPAKPAPSEMRGTASPNTSGPTESVQMTGFRHYQQPSLAFSASLVEGKVVTQGSYVGQDIAAQLNQLSRPFKQDATYAGPARNLRIRDDKFNVFHIQSTPAAAAVLKSSLPLSFYPSPPINPGRAHLGQISGVQTTAEGGQFRVVEQRLYRLEAQTLRWLPDKDEARYSRIGLSAQGQLMKVPQGVADMSIDGKTQASLEGFTLKISRDTADAALCLVPVNESGKPVQLAHLGLAGDVLYASTPQGEFLCANLRNAEDGQLVMRPEPLDNLEQLHQGAVSIKGFMHDDQGRLNALVLDSRRQLHSTPLSHGPDQASGWNLSDVILRVNDTGLPEPGLQTLAGSVDLGPRGKVALEGNTLLCWNECSQQWDKSAHHNVERLERGLDGRAYVLQGAELKALAIHKTRDAAYSGASYDLTPVNDAHAHINLGGAMVENNERKITGFAIDNARQFVTLDAENKLIAHVNGKARVLTFTRPKELVALALDRQGDLYAQTGAGELLKLDKAHWQTPCTSALTWTPVPVPDNAPVKSLRMGAGQQLIVSWGENNAQQKRWGEHYRQLIVSADGDPQWKPLTAHSNTPARSLGTVLGNAELKSQDNGTSWAVTSDCFGHKTEALSVDRGVIKSALAHFHPVQGIKNIGLGIQHDVKGRRGLADLYADVRELQGLLRTLASVTPRTMDISSRLDRLGEGQPTQALATKLKRFLSEVEECSVQLARRLGEIKGARVIPDYLPTTSGKPTEGSASNLSRIRQSFENMGSSKSDITAALLRSYEKQGVCLSLHDAGLKRDLSNSTGLIESDLIQHARTLFRLVKLVDRLEGKAPDQAEITARLESAIENYQNSPVHKKTSQSINGLKQAETLYNNFKLLARDLGTPGSALNFHITTTLGLNPQETVKQALLQCIQKSESGQSVASSRSKTLSASLFLLPVPLLEIIGGVSRDNTNGITLTRTDQGVSVDINMGTGHTVTGSVGVGNMLLPSEVPLEGRLRVGAETTLALTHENEQSVSFDIREADFPAMMAILTGEKGNVFDLLDLGSNHKSGTSSKNALDLSVSAHVQPRFHMLMPETSNTPGGLVRTMVNAGGGFNCFMLINAALSSWGRMK